In Streptomyces sp. SN-593, a single genomic region encodes these proteins:
- a CDS encoding DAK2 domain-containing protein, with protein MPPTLDAAAVRSWCRLSLRALGRAREEIDAINVYPVADGDTGTNLYLTVESAAQSVEAVFDAHAAGVRGDPGDTDTGGDGAAPTLAEAFRALSHGALIGARGNSGTILAQLLRGMNAALAQPSGPDGRIGPDDLRRALTAAAGAGYEAVARPVEGTMLTVATRAAEAAGAEGGGMAEVARAAHAAALSALAATPAQLDALDRAGVVDAGGLGLVALLGALCEVVTGEPAADRPASGAVTSFRHAHAHPHPGPEQGPGSGQPDASGEAHPAGPGPEGSGVLVDVGDLGDPYAPEGPDGPRPADGPADQPCAEGSRFGGDGPAFEVIFLLEATDATVAALRGRLDALGDSLVVVGGDGLWNVHVHVDDVGAALEAAIDAGRPYRIRVTHFADQARRSRGERAVRAVVAVVRGDGLAELYGGAGATVVAVRPGERPASGEIAAAVRRAHAREVVLLPNDTELRHVAGAAAEQARGDGVRVALIPTRSAVQGLAALAVHEPSRRFDEDVVAMTAAAGATRYAELAVAEHRSWTTAGICQAGDVLGLIEDDVAVIGADLAETAVGTLERMLTAGGELVTLVLGPGAPPDLVDRLRAHVHDHHLAVDTVAYEGGDMAAPLLIGVE; from the coding sequence TTGCCCCCCACGCTCGACGCGGCCGCGGTGCGTTCCTGGTGCCGGCTCTCGCTACGCGCCCTGGGCAGGGCCCGCGAGGAGATCGACGCGATCAACGTCTATCCGGTGGCCGACGGGGACACGGGCACCAACCTCTACCTGACCGTCGAGTCCGCGGCCCAGTCGGTCGAGGCCGTCTTCGACGCGCACGCGGCGGGGGTCCGAGGGGACCCTGGGGACACGGACACCGGCGGGGACGGGGCCGCGCCGACGCTCGCCGAGGCGTTCCGGGCCCTGTCGCACGGCGCCCTCATCGGCGCCCGCGGGAACTCCGGCACCATCCTCGCCCAGCTTCTGCGCGGCATGAACGCGGCCCTCGCCCAGCCGTCCGGCCCCGACGGGCGGATCGGCCCGGACGACCTGCGCCGTGCGCTCACGGCCGCCGCCGGCGCCGGGTACGAAGCCGTGGCCCGGCCGGTAGAGGGCACCATGCTCACCGTGGCCACCCGCGCCGCCGAGGCGGCCGGCGCCGAAGGCGGCGGCATGGCCGAGGTCGCGCGGGCCGCGCACGCTGCCGCGCTGTCCGCCCTCGCCGCCACTCCGGCCCAGCTCGACGCCCTGGACCGGGCCGGCGTGGTGGACGCCGGCGGCCTCGGACTGGTCGCGCTGCTCGGCGCGCTGTGCGAGGTGGTCACCGGCGAGCCCGCCGCGGATCGGCCCGCCTCCGGCGCGGTCACCTCCTTCCGGCACGCGCACGCGCACCCGCACCCGGGGCCGGAGCAGGGGCCGGGGTCCGGGCAGCCGGACGCGTCGGGGGAGGCGCATCCGGCGGGGCCGGGCCCGGAAGGCTCGGGCGTCCTGGTCGACGTGGGCGACCTGGGTGACCCGTACGCGCCGGAGGGCCCGGACGGCCCCCGCCCGGCGGACGGCCCGGCCGACCAGCCCTGCGCGGAAGGCTCGCGGTTCGGCGGCGACGGCCCGGCCTTCGAGGTGATCTTCCTGCTGGAGGCGACCGACGCCACCGTGGCGGCGCTGCGTGGGCGCCTCGACGCCCTCGGCGACTCCCTCGTCGTGGTCGGCGGCGACGGCCTGTGGAACGTCCACGTGCACGTGGACGATGTCGGCGCCGCACTGGAGGCCGCGATCGACGCAGGGCGGCCGTACCGGATCAGGGTCACGCACTTCGCCGACCAGGCCCGGCGCTCCCGCGGCGAGCGTGCGGTGCGCGCGGTGGTCGCCGTCGTCCGCGGCGACGGCCTCGCCGAGTTGTACGGCGGGGCCGGCGCGACGGTGGTCGCCGTACGCCCGGGGGAGCGGCCCGCCAGCGGCGAGATCGCCGCCGCCGTGCGCCGCGCGCACGCCCGCGAGGTCGTGCTGCTGCCCAACGACACCGAGCTGCGGCACGTGGCCGGCGCGGCCGCCGAGCAGGCCCGCGGCGACGGGGTGCGGGTCGCGCTGATCCCCACCCGCTCGGCCGTGCAGGGCCTGGCCGCGCTCGCCGTCCACGAGCCGAGCCGCCGGTTCGACGAGGACGTGGTCGCCATGACCGCGGCCGCCGGCGCCACCCGCTACGCCGAACTCGCCGTGGCCGAGCACCGGTCCTGGACCACCGCCGGCATCTGCCAGGCCGGCGACGTGCTGGGGCTGATCGAGGACGACGTCGCCGTCATCGGCGCCGACCTCGCCGAGACCGCCGTCGGCACCCTGGAGCGGATGCTGACCGCGGGCGGCGAACTCGTCACCCTCGTCCTCGGCCCGGGCGCCCCGCCCGACCTCGTCGACCGGCTGCGCGCCCACGTCCACGACCACCACCTCGCCGTCGACACGGTTGCCTACGAAGGCGGCGACATGGCGGCGCCCCTGCTCATCGGGGTGGAGTAG